A stretch of the Medicago truncatula cultivar Jemalong A17 chromosome 5, MtrunA17r5.0-ANR, whole genome shotgun sequence genome encodes the following:
- the LOC11416043 gene encoding pectate lyase: MAKLYPIFLLTCLVVTISTLVHANVKEDKAYWDRIAPVLNTTYWQQKASAAAMKNDKAYTPDPYAVSGNLSHSVSEMIIGNQGRRNLAGGKARGPCMATNPIDRCWRCDPNWANNRQKLADCVKGFGRKTTGGKGGPIYVVTDPSDSDMVNPRPGTLRFGVTRNGPLWITFARSMTIRLNQELIMTSHKTIDGRGADVTIASGAGITIQFIENVIIHGIKIFDIVVGSGGLIRDGQDHFGQRTMSDGDGISIFGSSNIWIDHVSMRNCRDGLVDAIMGSTAITISNSHFTDHNEVMLFGASDGYGGDEKMQITVAFNHFGKRLIQRMPRCRFGFIHVLNNDYTHWEMYAIGGSMHPTIISEGNRFIAPNNGHAKEITKREYVDESVWKSWQWRSINDVYLNGAFFRQGGPELKDRPFSRKDMIKSRPGTYVGRLTRYSGSLRCIVGKPC; encoded by the exons ATGGCAAAATTGTACCCTATCTTccttttgacatgtttggtggTAACAATATCTACATTAGTACATGCTAATGTCAAAGAGGACAAAGCATACTGGGATAGGATAGCACCGGTCCTTAATACGACATATTGGCAGCAAAAAGCTTCAGCTGCTGCAATGAAAAACGACAAAGCTTATACTCCTGACCCATATGCAGTCTCTGGAAACCTGAGTCATAGTGTTAGCGA AATGATAATTGGCAACCAAGGAAGAAGGAATTTGGCCGGGGGTAAAGCACGTGGTCCATGCATGGCTACAAACCCCATTGACAGGTGTTGGAGGTGTGATCCTAACTGGGCAAACAACCGCCAGAAGCTTGCAGATTGTGTGAAAGGTTTCGGAAGGAAGACTACTGGTGGAAAAGGCGGTCCTATCTATGTGGTAACAGACCCCTCAGATAGTGACATGGTGAATCCACGTCCTGGTACCCTTAGATTCGGAGTTACAAGAAATGGGCCTTTGTGGATCACCTTCGCTCGTAGCATGACCATTAGGCTCAACCAGGAGCTCATAATGACAAGTCACAAGACCATTGATGGAAGAGGAGCTGATGTTACCATTGCTAGTGGTGCTGGTATTACTATCCAGTTCATCGAGAATGTGATCATCCATGGAATCAAAATTTTTGACATCGTGGTTGGAAGTGGTGGACTTATTAGAGATGGTCAGGACCATTTTGGTCAAAGGACTATGAGTGATGGTGATGGAATTTCAATTTTTGGCTCTAGCAATATTTGGATTGACCATGTTTCCATGAGAAACTGTAGAGATGGACTAGTTGATGCCATTATGGGATCCACTGCTATTACCATCTCCAATAGCCATTTCACAGATCACAACGAG GTGATGTTGTTTGGTGCAAGTGATGGCTATGGCGGTGATGAGAAAATGCAGATCACAGTTGCATTCAACCACTTTGGTAAGAGATTAATCCAAAGGATGCCAAGGTGTAGATTTGGTTTTATCCATGTGCTTAACAATGACTACACTCACTGGGAGATGTATGCCATTGGTGGCAGCATGCATCCTACCATTATCAGTGAGGGTAACCGATTCATAGCCCCTAACAATGGCCATGCTAAAGAG ATAACAAAGAGGGAGTACGTAGACGAGTCAGTGTGGAAATCCTGGCAATGGAGATCAATCAACGACGTGTACCTGAACGGAGCATTTTTCAGACAAGGAGGACCTGAGTTGAAAGACAGACCATTCTCAAGAAAGGACATGATCAAATCTAGGCCCGGAACTTATGTTGGAAGGCTTACTCGTTATTCTGGAAGCCTTAGATGCATAGTGGGGAAACCTTGTTAG
- the LOC11427725 gene encoding pectate lyase, producing MAKLYHLFLLTCLVVTISTLVHANVKEDKAYWDRILPTLNTTYWQKKASIAAKANDKAYTPDPYAVSGNLSSTVSEMIIGGINGRRNLVGLGNSSCMATNPIDRCWRCDPNWANNRKKLADCVQGFGRKTTGGKDGPIYVVTDPSDSDLVNPRPGTLRHAVTRNGPLWIIFARSMKIRLNQELIMAGNKTIDGRGADVTIANGAGITIQFIENVIIHGIKIYDIMVGSGGLVRDSEDHYGLRTISDGDGISIFGSSHIWIDHVSMRNCRDGLIDAIMGSTAITISNSHFTDHNEVMLFGASDTYDGDQKMQITVVFNRFGKKLIQRMPRCRFGFIHVLNNFYNRWEMYAIGGTMHPTIISEGNKFIAPNNGHAKELLVASFTKKSKGVPYKILFWFFIVLITKRTLVPEAEWKTWQWRSINDLYLNGAFFRQSGAELINRPFSNKDMIKAKPGSYVGRLTRYSRSLRCRVGKPC from the exons ATGGCAAAATTGTACCATCTCTTccttttgacatgtttggtggTAACAATATCTACATTAGTGCATGCTAATGTCAAAGAGGACAAAGCATACTGGGATAGGATATTACCGACGCTTAATACTACATATTGGCAGAAAAAAGCATCAATTGCTGCGAAGGCAAACGACAAAGCTTATACTCCTGACCCATATGCAGTCTCCGGAAATCTGTCTTCTACTGTTAGCGA AATGATAATTGGTGGCATTAACGGAAGAAGGAATTTGGTGGGGTTGGGCAATAGTTCATGCATGGCCACAAACCCCATTGATAGGTGTTGGAGGTGTGATCCTAACTGGGCAAACAACCGCAAGAAGCTTGCAGATTGTGTGCAAGGTTTTGGAAGGAAGACTACTGGTGGAAAAGACGGTCCTATCTATGTGGTAACTGACCCCTCAGATAGTGACTTGGTGAATCCACGTCCTGGTACCCTTAGGCATGCAGTTACAAGAAATGGGCCTTTGTGGATCATCTTCGCTCGTAGCATGAAGATTAGGCTCAACCAGGAGCTCATAATGGCAGGTAACAAGACCATTGATGGACGAGGAGCTGATGTTACCATTGCTAATGGTGCTGGTATTACTATCCAGTTCATCGAGAATGTGATCATCCATGGGATCAAAATTTATGACATTATGGTTGGAAGTGGTGGACTTGTTAGAGATAGTGAGGACCATTATGGTCTAAGGACTATTAGTGATGGTGATGGAATTTCAATTTTTGGCTCAAGCCATATTTGGATTGACCATGTTTCCATGAGAAACTGCAGAGATGGACTCATTGATGCCATTATGGGATCCACTGCTATTACCATCTCCAATAGCCATTTCACAGATCACAACGAG GTAATGTTGTTTGGTGCAAGTGATACTTATGACGGTGATCAGAAAATGCAGATCACGGTTGTATTCAATCGCTTTGGTAAGAAATTAATTCAAAGGATGCCAAGGTGTAGATTTGGTTTTATCCATGTGCTTAACAATTTCTACAATCGCTGGGAAATGTATGCCATTGGTGGCACCATGCATCCTACCATTATTAGTGAGGGTAACAAATTCATAGCCCCTAACAATGGCCATGCTAAAGAG CTACTGGTTGCATCATTTACAAAGAAATCTAAAGGAGTTCCCTATAAAATACTATTTTGGTTTTTCATTGTACTT ATAACAAAGAGGACGTTAGTACCAGAGGCAGAGTGGAAAACCTGGCAATGGAGATCAATCAACGACTTGTACCTGAACGGAGCATTTTTCAGACAAAGCGGAGCTGAGCTGATTAACAGACCATTCTCAAATAAGGACATGATCAAAGCTAAGCCTGGATCTTATGTTGGAAGGCTTACTCGTTATTCTCGCAGCCTTAGATGCAGGGTGGGGAAGCCTTGTTAG
- the LOC11427726 gene encoding preprotein translocase subunit SECE1, which translates to MVLQAKTSFTLTLSPHFTPSPPSTLSPQFFNFKLKPSLPSLTLTRRCTLPRAVEEKDQPTSNPEPEPEPKPELNESELASELKKAMQERKEQEGNNFWNGVVSEIGEIEWPEFGKVLGTTGVVLSVIFGSSAVLLTLNAILAELSDKVFAGKGVQDFFT; encoded by the coding sequence ATGGTGCTACAAGCAAAAACCAGCTTTACACTCACACTCTCTCCACACTTTACACCATCACCACCTTCTACTCTCTCTCCTCAATTTTTCAACTTCAAACTCAAACCCTCACTCCCCTCTCTCACTCTCACGCGCCGCTGCACACTCCCACGCGCCGTCGAGGAAAAAGACCAACCCACTTCAAACCCCGAACCAGAACCAGAACCCAAACCCGAACTCAACGAGTCCGAATTAGCATCGGAATTGAAGAAAGCAATGCAAGAGAGGAAGGAGCAAGAAGGAAACAATTTCTGGAACGGTGTGGTTTCAGAAATCGGTGAAATTGAATGGCCTGAATTTGGGAAAGTTTTGGGCACAACTGGTGTTGTTCTTAGTGTTATCTTTGGTTCTAGCGCTGTTTTGCTTACTCTTAATGCTATTTTAGCTGAACTTTCTGATAAAGTTTTTGCTGGCAAAGGGGTTCAAGATTTCTTCACATGA
- the LOC11417540 gene encoding 50S ribosomal protein L9, whose amino-acid sequence MGYLQFGRYSVRQIVRFKDVVNEGVVVNPLMYASQGLRYNRKLQVILTTNIDKLGKAGETVKVAPGFFRNHLMPKLLAVPNIDKFAYLLTEQRKIYQPTEEVKQEDVVVVTESKEDLMKEYERAALILDKAKLVLRRLIDVKKAKARESKDEPLELQIPVSKNALVAEVARQLCVNITAENLHLPTPLSTIGEYEVPLRLPRSIPLPEGKLNWALKVKIRSK is encoded by the exons ATGGGGTATCTTCAATTTGGAAGATATAGTGTTAGGCAGATTGTTAGATTTAAAGATGTGGTTAATGAGGGTGTTGTGGTGAACCCACTCATGTATGCATCTCAAGGATTGCGTTACAATCGGAAGCTTCAAGTTATTCTTACAACT aacATAGATAAGCTGGGAAAAGCTGGCGAAACTGTCAAAGTTGCTCCTGGATTTTTTCGCAACCACCTAATGCCCAAGCTCCTTGCTGTCCCTAACATTGATAAGTTTGCTTATCTCCTCACTGAGCAGCGCAAG ATTTATCAACCTACTGAAGAAGTGAAGCAagaagatgttgttgttgttaccgAGTCAAAGGAAGATTTGATGAAAGAGTATGAAAGGGCAGCACTGATTCTTGATAAAGCTAAGCTG GTCTTGCGGAGGTTAATTGATGTTAAAAAAGCGAAGGCACGTGAATCAAAAGACGAGCCCTTGGAGTTACAGATACCAGTGTCAAAAAATGCTCTTGTGGCCGAG GTTGCAAGACAACTCTGTGTGAACATCACAGCTGAAAATCTGCATCTTCCAACACCTTTATCGACCATTGGAGAATATGAGGTGCCACTACGTTTACCGAGGTCCATCCCTTTGCCGGAGGGCAAGCTTAATTGGGCTTTGAAAGTTAAAATCCGAAGTAAATAA
- the LOC11419070 gene encoding uncharacterized protein isoform X1 — protein MAMAYHSGIGISKVLFIAVTGYTGTVLLKNGKLSDLIGDLQALVKGLEKSGDQAEGEGEHASDAIAAQIRRLANEVKHLSSNRQTIVMNGGSGQSSNLSSLVVPAATLGAVGYGYMWLKGVSFSDLMYVTKRNMENAVADLTKKLQHASDVIADAKKHLTQRIQILDDKMRKQYKMAQSIKDDVNKVQDTVTTIHDDLSVVQHTVKMLDGRLNSVLENQEFANMGLDYIIGFITANARRVPDSLQGTIPKEQPKLPGRSTSMLTYPGFQGLKDIAESLSSLDRSASDTIVPGGLDNLEKQRRPLLRATSTKC, from the exons ATGGCTATGGCTTATCATAGTGGAATCGGGATCTCCAAGGTCCTATTCATCGCCGTAACTG GTTACACCGGCACCGTCCTCCTCAAAAACGGCAAATTATCCGATTTGATCGGTGATCTCCAG GCACTGGTGAAAGGATTGGAAAAGTCCGGGGATCAGGCTGAAGGTGAAGGAGAACATGCATCGGATGCTATTGCTGCTCAG ATTCGGCGTTTGGCTAATGAAGTGAAGCATTTATCATCAAACAGACAAACCATAGTAATGAATGGAGGCTCAGGACAAAGta GTAATTTGTCATCTCTTGTGGTTCCAGCAGCCACCTTGGGTGCTGTGGGTTATGGTTACATGTGGTTGAAG GGCGTTTCATTCTCAGATCTTATGTACGTGACTAAACGCAACATGGAAAATGCTGTTGCAGATTTGACAAAAAAGCTGCAGCATGCCTCGGATGTCATTGCT GATGCTAAGAAGCACTTGACCCAGAGAATTCAAATTTTGGATGACAAAATGCGCAAACAATATAAGATGGCACAGTCAATTAAGGATGAT GTTAATAAAGTTCAAGATACTGTTACTACTATACATGATGACTTGAGCGTCGTGCAACACACAGTGAAAATGTTG GATGGAAGGTTGAATTCAGTACTTGAGAATCAG GAATTTGCAAATATGGGATTGGACTATATTATTGGCTTTATAACGGCAAATGCCCGGAGAGTGCCGGACTCTTTACAG GGAACTATTCCAAAGGAACAACCAAAACTTCCAGGGAGGTCTACTAGTATGCTCACATATCCAGGATTTCAG GGTCTTAAAGACATTGCAGAGTCATTGTCTAGTTTAGACAGGTCAGCTTCAGATACTATTGTGCCGGGTGGTTTGGATAATCTGGAGAAGCAGCGAAGGCCGTTGTTGAG GGCTACTTCGACCAAGTGTTGA
- the LOC11419070 gene encoding uncharacterized protein isoform X2 → MAMAYHSGIGISKVLFIAVTGYTGTVLLKNGKLSDLIGDLQALVKGLEKSGDQAEGEGEHASDAIAAQIRRLANEVKHLSSNRQTIVMNGGSGQSNLSSLVVPAATLGAVGYGYMWLKGVSFSDLMYVTKRNMENAVADLTKKLQHASDVIADAKKHLTQRIQILDDKMRKQYKMAQSIKDDVNKVQDTVTTIHDDLSVVQHTVKMLDGRLNSVLENQEFANMGLDYIIGFITANARRVPDSLQGTIPKEQPKLPGRSTSMLTYPGFQGLKDIAESLSSLDRSASDTIVPGGLDNLEKQRRPLLRATSTKC, encoded by the exons ATGGCTATGGCTTATCATAGTGGAATCGGGATCTCCAAGGTCCTATTCATCGCCGTAACTG GTTACACCGGCACCGTCCTCCTCAAAAACGGCAAATTATCCGATTTGATCGGTGATCTCCAG GCACTGGTGAAAGGATTGGAAAAGTCCGGGGATCAGGCTGAAGGTGAAGGAGAACATGCATCGGATGCTATTGCTGCTCAG ATTCGGCGTTTGGCTAATGAAGTGAAGCATTTATCATCAAACAGACAAACCATAGTAATGAATGGAGGCTCAGGACAAA GTAATTTGTCATCTCTTGTGGTTCCAGCAGCCACCTTGGGTGCTGTGGGTTATGGTTACATGTGGTTGAAG GGCGTTTCATTCTCAGATCTTATGTACGTGACTAAACGCAACATGGAAAATGCTGTTGCAGATTTGACAAAAAAGCTGCAGCATGCCTCGGATGTCATTGCT GATGCTAAGAAGCACTTGACCCAGAGAATTCAAATTTTGGATGACAAAATGCGCAAACAATATAAGATGGCACAGTCAATTAAGGATGAT GTTAATAAAGTTCAAGATACTGTTACTACTATACATGATGACTTGAGCGTCGTGCAACACACAGTGAAAATGTTG GATGGAAGGTTGAATTCAGTACTTGAGAATCAG GAATTTGCAAATATGGGATTGGACTATATTATTGGCTTTATAACGGCAAATGCCCGGAGAGTGCCGGACTCTTTACAG GGAACTATTCCAAAGGAACAACCAAAACTTCCAGGGAGGTCTACTAGTATGCTCACATATCCAGGATTTCAG GGTCTTAAAGACATTGCAGAGTCATTGTCTAGTTTAGACAGGTCAGCTTCAGATACTATTGTGCCGGGTGGTTTGGATAATCTGGAGAAGCAGCGAAGGCCGTTGTTGAG GGCTACTTCGACCAAGTGTTGA